Proteins co-encoded in one Pseudophryne corroboree isolate aPseCor3 chromosome 1, aPseCor3.hap2, whole genome shotgun sequence genomic window:
- the LOC134927090 gene encoding gap junction beta-1 protein-like, translated as MAMSPEAFQEVETTTCLLSGATSLASRLSRACLAVLFFIRFGILLIGCRTIWQDEEKDFICNSSKLLCKPSCFDEFSPISSFNLFSLQMVALLTHSLCVACFSRSSYQAREGWLHAQLRRKQVQRKLHVIILMSRMFIEGIFIFTFYKVTDGFVHKRTVQCHSTLCESLVTCTDANPTIKSIFSMCLCTASAASAIICLWELVTSLQPMQHVSSSSASPSPCKKQHF; from the coding sequence ATGGCCATGTCACCTGAGGCGTTCCAGGAGGTAGAGACAACGACTTGCCTTTTGAGTGGAGCCACCTCACTTGCCTCACGATTAAGCCGGGCATGTTTAGCCGTACTTTTCTTCATTCGCTTTGGTATTTTGTTAATTGGATGTCGCACAATATGGCAGGATGAAGAGAAGGACTTTATTTGCAATTCGTCAAAGTTACTCTGTAAGCCAAGTTGCTTTGATGAGTTCTCCCCTATTTCCTCATTCAACCTTTTCTCTTTGCAAATGGTGGCATTGCTTACACACTCTCTGTGTGTGGCCTGTTTCAGCCGTTCAAGCTACCAGGCAAGGGAAGGCTGGTTGCATGCCCAGCTCAGAAGAAAACAAGTTCAAAGAAAACTTCATGTGATCATACTGATGAGCAGGATGTTCATAGAAGGGATCTTCATCTTCACTTTTTATAAAGTAACAGATGGGTTTGTGCACAAAAGGACTGTTCAGTGCCACTCTACACTGTGTGAAAGTTTAGTCACCTGTACAGATGCAAACCCAACCATTAAGAGTATCTTCAGTATGTGCCTGTGTACAGcgtctgcagccagtgccatcatcTGCCTGTGGGAGCTAGTAACCAGCCTGCAACCTATGCAACATGTGAGCAGTTCCTCAGCCAGTCCGTCACCATGTAAGAAGCAGCATTTCTAG